Proteins from a genomic interval of Rhodococcus rhodochrous:
- a CDS encoding NAD(P)H-hydrate dehydratase, which yields MRSFHPSDVVRAAEAPLLASLPEGTLMRRAAYGLARVVASELRERTGGIAGRRVSLLVGSGDNGGDALWAGTFLRHRGVSVTALLLDPDRVHPAGLRALRKAGGRIVQATPEHVGDPDLALDGIVGISGRGPLRPAAAAVVDEITAPIIAVDTPSGVDPDTGAVDGPAITAAVTVTFGAYKPVHALAAARCGRVELVDIGLTLPAAGLVAAEPSEIGAIWPVPGAEDDKYSQGVVGIRAGSARYPGAGVLCTGAAVAATSGMVRYAGSGASEVLARFPEVVVSPSVAETGRVQAWVVGPGAGTDDEACANLRDILATDLPVLVDADGLTLLAREPGLVRGRSAPTLLTPHAGEFARLTGQRPEPDRVAAVRSLAADWGVHVLLKGRATLVARPDGHVFVNDAGGSWASTAGAGDVLAGVIGSLLSSGMPVDLAAAAGARAHALAANLAAQDPDSPGAAPISASAILSRIGDSIRLLRTHIAES from the coding sequence ATGCGCAGTTTTCACCCGTCCGACGTGGTCCGTGCGGCTGAGGCCCCGCTGCTGGCGTCCCTCCCCGAGGGGACGCTCATGCGGCGCGCGGCGTACGGACTCGCGCGGGTCGTGGCTTCCGAACTGCGCGAACGCACCGGTGGAATCGCCGGTCGGCGGGTGAGCCTGCTCGTCGGATCCGGCGACAACGGCGGCGACGCGCTGTGGGCGGGAACCTTCCTGCGCCACCGCGGCGTGTCCGTCACGGCACTGCTGCTCGACCCCGACCGGGTGCACCCCGCGGGTCTGCGGGCACTGCGGAAGGCCGGTGGGCGGATCGTTCAGGCGACTCCCGAGCACGTCGGCGACCCGGACCTCGCGCTCGACGGCATCGTCGGCATCTCCGGGCGCGGCCCGCTACGACCGGCGGCGGCCGCGGTCGTGGACGAGATCACCGCGCCGATCATCGCCGTCGACACCCCGAGCGGTGTCGATCCCGATACCGGCGCCGTCGACGGACCGGCGATCACGGCCGCGGTGACCGTCACCTTCGGCGCCTACAAGCCGGTCCATGCGCTCGCCGCCGCGCGCTGCGGCCGCGTCGAACTCGTCGACATCGGACTCACACTCCCGGCGGCCGGGCTGGTCGCGGCGGAACCGTCCGAGATCGGTGCGATCTGGCCGGTGCCCGGCGCCGAGGACGACAAGTACTCCCAGGGCGTGGTGGGTATCCGTGCCGGCAGCGCCCGGTATCCCGGGGCCGGTGTGCTGTGCACGGGCGCGGCCGTCGCTGCGACCTCCGGCATGGTGCGCTACGCCGGATCGGGTGCCTCCGAGGTGCTCGCGCGGTTCCCCGAGGTCGTCGTGTCGCCCTCGGTGGCGGAGACCGGGCGAGTGCAGGCCTGGGTCGTGGGGCCGGGCGCCGGTACCGACGACGAGGCCTGCGCGAACCTGCGCGACATCCTCGCCACCGACCTGCCGGTGCTCGTCGACGCCGACGGGCTCACGCTCCTCGCCCGCGAACCCGGTCTCGTGCGGGGCCGGTCCGCGCCCACCCTGCTCACCCCGCACGCCGGCGAATTCGCACGCCTGACCGGGCAGCGTCCCGAACCGGACCGGGTCGCGGCGGTACGTTCCCTCGCCGCCGACTGGGGTGTGCACGTGCTGCTCAAGGGCCGCGCGACTCTCGTGGCACGACCCGACGGGCACGTCTTCGTCAACGACGCGGGCGGGTCGTGGGCGTCGACCGCGGGCGCCGGGGACGTGCTGGCCGGTGTCATCGGCTCGTTGCTCTCGTCGGGCATGCCGGTGGACCTGGCCGCGGCGGCCGGTGCTCGGGCCCATGCGCTCGCCGCGAATCTCGCTGCGCAGGACCCGGATTCTCCCGGAGCGGCGCCGATCTCGGCGAGCGCGATCCTCTCCCGCATCGGCGACTCGATTCGTCTGCTGCGCACCCACATTGCCGAATCGTGA
- the rpsI gene encoding 30S ribosomal protein S9, translated as MTTPEEQNVNPEEYVENVEVAADEYVEDVVEAPAAPIVFDRPVQTVGRRKEAVVRVRLVPGTGNFTLNGRTIEDYFPNKVHQQLVKSPLVTVERTESFDIHARLHGGGPSGQAGALRLAIARALTEVTPEDRPALKRAGFLTRDPRAVERKKYGLKKARKASQYSKR; from the coding sequence GTGACGACGCCCGAGGAACAGAACGTGAACCCCGAAGAGTACGTCGAGAACGTCGAGGTCGCTGCAGACGAGTACGTCGAGGACGTCGTCGAGGCACCTGCTGCCCCGATCGTGTTCGACCGTCCGGTCCAGACCGTCGGTCGCCGTAAGGAGGCTGTCGTCCGCGTCCGCCTCGTGCCCGGCACCGGCAACTTCACCCTCAACGGCCGCACCATCGAGGACTACTTCCCGAACAAGGTGCACCAGCAGCTCGTGAAGTCGCCTCTGGTGACGGTCGAGCGCACCGAGTCGTTCGACATCCACGCACGCCTGCACGGCGGCGGCCCGTCCGGCCAGGCCGGCGCGCTGCGTCTCGCCATCGCGCGTGCACTCACCGAGGTCACCCCCGAGGATCGCCCCGCGCTCAAGCGCGCCGGCTTCCTCACGCGTGACCCGCGTGCCGTCGAGCGCAAGAAGTACGGCCTGAAGAAGGCCCGTAAGGCATCGCAGTACTCCAAGCGCTGA
- a CDS encoding alpha/beta fold hydrolase translates to MSLVNRMGLLGASLATLASSAGLYAVKTAGAPAHEIYQNEDFDEILRLPRRIVTTEDGVPLVVRESGSSLAPLTVVFVHGYCLRMQSWHMQYRHLREQWGRDVRAVFYDQRGHGESGFSGAATCTIAQLGRDLGRVIDEVAPTGPVVVVGHSMGGMTAIALASQRPDLFGERIVGVGLLATTAAGLSKTGIGRNLENPVIDAFRYAARTAPGFVQFARGAARAVVTPILRAASYGTVVSPRLVKLSDRMLDETSVLTIVNFLRTLELHDESAALPVLGTVPVLVLSGDADMVIPYASSEALAEELPDVELKRVRGAGHLVQLEFPEVVDRALDRLIQRSFTQGASGRQIAIG, encoded by the coding sequence ATGTCCCTCGTGAACAGGATGGGACTCCTCGGTGCGAGCCTCGCGACGCTCGCATCGTCGGCGGGACTGTACGCGGTCAAGACCGCGGGCGCGCCCGCCCACGAGATCTATCAGAACGAGGACTTCGACGAGATCCTCCGGCTCCCGCGCCGCATCGTGACCACCGAGGACGGTGTGCCGCTCGTGGTCCGTGAGAGCGGCTCGTCGCTGGCTCCGCTCACGGTCGTGTTCGTCCACGGATACTGCCTGCGCATGCAGTCCTGGCACATGCAGTACCGACACCTGCGCGAACAGTGGGGACGCGACGTGCGTGCCGTCTTCTACGACCAGCGTGGTCACGGCGAATCCGGTTTCTCCGGTGCCGCGACGTGCACCATCGCGCAGCTCGGCCGTGACCTGGGCCGGGTGATCGACGAGGTCGCGCCTACCGGTCCGGTGGTGGTCGTGGGCCACTCGATGGGCGGCATGACCGCGATCGCCCTCGCCTCCCAGCGACCTGACCTGTTCGGTGAACGCATCGTCGGCGTCGGGCTCCTGGCGACCACCGCGGCAGGTCTGAGCAAGACCGGTATCGGACGCAATCTCGAGAACCCGGTGATCGACGCGTTCCGGTACGCGGCGCGTACCGCACCGGGATTCGTGCAGTTCGCGCGCGGCGCGGCCCGTGCCGTCGTGACACCGATCCTGCGTGCGGCGTCCTACGGCACGGTCGTGAGCCCCCGCCTGGTGAAGTTGTCCGACCGGATGCTCGACGAGACGTCGGTGCTCACCATCGTCAACTTCCTCCGCACCCTCGAACTGCACGACGAGTCCGCGGCGCTTCCGGTCCTGGGCACCGTGCCCGTGCTGGTGCTGTCCGGCGACGCCGACATGGTCATCCCGTACGCGAGTTCCGAGGCGCTGGCGGAGGAACTGCCCGACGTCGAACTCAAGCGGGTACGTGGTGCCGGGCACCTCGTGCAGCTGGAGTTCCCCGAGGTGGTCGATCGTGCCCTCGATCGCCTGATCCAGCGGAGTTTCACGCAGGGAGCGAGCGGAAGGCAGATCGCAATTGGGTGA
- the rplM gene encoding 50S ribosomal protein L13 has translation MSTYTPKAGDVTHQWHVIDATDVVLGRLAVQAANLLRGKHKPTFAPHVDGGDFVVIINADKVAVSGNKRTDKFLYSHSGHPGGLRARSVGEVLEKNPDRLVEKAVTGMLPKNKLGRAIAKKLKVYAGPNHPHAAQQPVPFEIKQVAQ, from the coding sequence GTGTCTACGTACACACCGAAGGCCGGCGACGTGACCCATCAGTGGCACGTCATCGACGCCACCGACGTGGTGCTCGGCCGCCTCGCGGTGCAGGCGGCAAACCTGCTCCGCGGAAAGCACAAGCCCACATTCGCGCCGCACGTCGACGGTGGTGACTTCGTCGTCATCATCAACGCCGACAAGGTTGCCGTCTCCGGCAACAAGCGGACCGACAAGTTCCTCTACAGCCACTCCGGTCACCCGGGCGGTCTGCGGGCTCGTTCCGTCGGCGAGGTTCTCGAGAAGAACCCCGACCGCCTCGTGGAGAAGGCCGTCACCGGCATGCTCCCGAAGAACAAGCTCGGTCGCGCCATCGCGAAGAAGCTGAAGGTCTACGCGGGCCCGAACCACCCCCACGCCGCGCAGCAGCCGGTGCCGTTCGAGATCAAGCAGGTGGCACAGTGA
- a CDS encoding alpha/beta hydrolase family protein — MAANPKKLAQELSRRGPHSVLRGDLALAGQPGVVYTPAEGFDLPAIAFGHGWLTGVTKYTKLFEHLASWGIVVGAPNTERGPVPSAIGLSTDLLTTLDICTGVRLGTGRISVHPSKLALVGHGSGAGAAVLAAARREVAAVAALYPSPVSPAASEAAGRVRAPGLVLVGEKSIGSMTSDAVAVAQGWGSDDVQLRVVDKANDEGLVEGRRLFGALGVGGAERRTQERTRALLTGFLLHRLTGDKTYAIFSDLTTELPGSTVISDPDVVDRDLGTQVNLLLGR; from the coding sequence GTGGCGGCGAACCCCAAGAAACTGGCTCAGGAACTCTCCCGGCGCGGCCCGCACTCGGTGCTGCGCGGCGACCTGGCGCTCGCCGGTCAGCCGGGTGTCGTGTACACCCCCGCGGAAGGCTTCGACCTGCCCGCGATCGCGTTCGGGCACGGCTGGCTCACTGGGGTCACGAAGTACACGAAGCTCTTCGAGCACCTCGCGTCCTGGGGAATCGTCGTGGGCGCGCCCAACACCGAGCGCGGACCGGTGCCGTCGGCGATCGGGTTGTCGACCGACCTGCTCACCACCCTCGACATCTGCACCGGCGTGCGTCTCGGTACCGGGCGGATCAGTGTCCATCCGTCGAAGCTCGCGCTGGTGGGTCACGGTTCGGGTGCCGGGGCGGCGGTGCTCGCCGCAGCGAGACGTGAGGTCGCGGCCGTCGCTGCGCTCTATCCCTCGCCCGTCTCCCCCGCCGCCTCCGAGGCGGCCGGCCGCGTGCGGGCACCGGGCCTCGTCCTCGTCGGTGAGAAGAGCATCGGGTCGATGACCAGCGACGCCGTCGCGGTCGCCCAGGGTTGGGGCAGCGACGACGTGCAGCTGCGGGTCGTCGACAAGGCGAACGACGAAGGACTCGTCGAGGGGCGCCGCCTGTTCGGAGCTCTCGGCGTCGGTGGTGCCGAGCGTCGCACCCAGGAACGCACTCGTGCGCTGCTCACCGGCTTCCTGCTGCACCGTCTCACGGGCGACAAGACGTACGCGATCTTCTCCGACCTCACCACCGAGCTGCCCGGCTCCACGGTGATCTCCGACCCCGACGTCGTCGATCGCGATCTCGGCACGCAGGTCAACCTGCTCCTCGGGCGCTGA
- the glmS gene encoding glutamine--fructose-6-phosphate transaminase (isomerizing) produces MCGIVGYVGHRRALDVVVEALRRMEYRGYDSAGIAILDGKGALAVERKAGRLVNLEAELAEIGEEHFAGTAGMGHTRWATHGRPTDRNAHPHRDATGKVAVVHNGIIENFAPLREELEKSGVELASDTDTEVAVHLVARAYAEGPTAGNFVDSARSVLRRLQGAFTLVFAHADHPGTIVAARRSTPLVVGVGDGEMFIASDVAAFIEFTREAVELGQDQVVVITNNSYEVTDFDGNTDVATRPFTIDWDLAAAEKGGHDYFMLKEIEEQPAAVADTLRGHFVDGCIVLDEQRLSDQELRDIDKVFVVACGSSYHSGLVAKYAIEHWTRLPVEVELASEFRYRDPVLDRSTLVVAISQSGETADTLEAVRHAKDQKARVLAVCNTNGAQIPREADAVLYTRTGPEIGVASTKAFLAQMAANYLVGLALAQARGTKYPDEVAREYQDLAAMPEKIAELLTGMEPVRALARELSASPAVLFLGRHVGYPVALEGALKLKELAYMHAEGFAAGELKHGPIALIEDGLPVIVVMPSPKGRAVLHSKLLSNIREIQARGAVTVVIAEEGDETVRPFADHLVEIPSSASLLQPLLSTVPLQVFAAEVAQARGYDVDKPRNLAKSVTVE; encoded by the coding sequence ATGTGCGGAATCGTGGGCTATGTCGGGCACCGTCGTGCTCTCGACGTCGTGGTGGAAGCGCTGCGGCGGATGGAGTACCGGGGTTACGACTCGGCGGGAATCGCCATCCTCGACGGCAAGGGTGCTCTGGCCGTCGAGCGGAAGGCGGGGCGGCTGGTCAATCTGGAGGCCGAGCTCGCCGAGATCGGCGAGGAGCACTTCGCCGGTACCGCGGGGATGGGGCACACCCGGTGGGCCACCCACGGTCGTCCCACCGACCGCAATGCGCACCCGCATCGCGACGCGACCGGCAAGGTCGCGGTGGTGCACAACGGCATCATCGAGAACTTCGCGCCGCTGCGTGAGGAGCTCGAGAAGTCGGGTGTGGAGCTGGCCAGCGACACCGACACCGAGGTCGCGGTGCACCTGGTGGCCCGCGCCTACGCCGAGGGCCCGACGGCGGGCAACTTCGTCGACAGCGCCCGCAGTGTGCTGCGCAGGTTGCAGGGTGCGTTCACGCTGGTCTTCGCCCACGCGGATCATCCGGGCACGATCGTCGCGGCGCGTCGGTCGACGCCGCTGGTCGTCGGGGTCGGCGACGGTGAGATGTTCATCGCCTCGGACGTCGCGGCGTTCATCGAGTTCACCCGGGAGGCGGTCGAGCTCGGGCAGGACCAGGTCGTGGTGATCACGAACAACTCCTACGAGGTCACCGACTTCGACGGCAACACCGACGTGGCGACGCGTCCGTTCACCATCGACTGGGATCTCGCCGCCGCCGAGAAGGGCGGCCACGACTACTTCATGCTCAAGGAGATCGAGGAGCAGCCGGCCGCGGTGGCCGACACGTTGCGCGGTCACTTCGTCGACGGGTGCATCGTGCTCGACGAGCAGCGCCTGTCCGATCAGGAACTGCGCGACATCGACAAGGTGTTCGTCGTCGCCTGCGGCAGCTCGTACCACTCGGGCCTGGTCGCCAAGTATGCGATCGAGCACTGGACCCGCCTGCCCGTCGAGGTCGAGCTGGCCTCGGAGTTCCGCTACCGCGATCCGGTGCTCGACAGGTCCACGCTGGTCGTGGCGATCTCGCAGTCGGGGGAGACCGCCGACACCCTCGAAGCGGTCCGGCACGCCAAGGATCAGAAGGCGCGGGTGCTGGCGGTGTGCAACACCAACGGCGCGCAGATCCCGCGGGAGGCCGACGCGGTGCTCTACACCCGTACCGGCCCGGAGATCGGTGTGGCGTCGACGAAGGCGTTCCTGGCGCAGATGGCCGCGAACTACCTCGTGGGTCTGGCGCTGGCGCAGGCGCGCGGCACGAAGTATCCGGACGAGGTGGCCCGCGAATACCAGGACCTGGCGGCGATGCCGGAGAAGATTGCCGAGCTGCTGACCGGCATGGAGCCGGTGCGGGCGCTGGCGCGGGAGCTGTCGGCCTCGCCGGCCGTGCTGTTCCTCGGTCGGCACGTGGGCTACCCGGTCGCGCTCGAGGGTGCGCTCAAGCTCAAGGAACTGGCGTACATGCACGCCGAGGGTTTTGCCGCCGGTGAGCTCAAGCACGGCCCGATCGCGCTGATCGAGGACGGGCTGCCCGTCATCGTCGTCATGCCGTCGCCGAAGGGCCGCGCCGTGCTGCACAGCAAGCTGCTCAGCAACATCCGCGAGATCCAGGCCCGCGGAGCCGTCACCGTCGTCATCGCCGAGGAAGGCGACGAGACGGTCCGGCCGTTCGCCGATCACCTCGTCGAGATCCCGTCGTCGGCGTCGCTGCTGCAGCCGCTGTTGTCGACGGTGCCGTTGCAGGTCTTCGCCGCGGAGGTCGCGCAGGCCCGCGGTTACGACGTCGACAAGCCCCGCAACCTCGCCAAGTCGGTCACCGTCGAGTAG
- the tsaE gene encoding tRNA (adenosine(37)-N6)-threonylcarbamoyltransferase complex ATPase subunit type 1 TsaE → MGAQSIELPTVEDTEAFGRRLAAELRAGDLVVLDGPLGAGKTALTRGIAVGLGVEGRVTSPTFVIAREHRPGSPEGREPVGLVHVDAYRLGDGPNALDELDALDLDTDLTDTVVVVEWGGGLVEQLAERHLRVRLRRDPGTDVRRAAWEWVG, encoded by the coding sequence GTGGGGGCGCAGAGCATCGAACTGCCGACCGTGGAGGACACCGAGGCGTTCGGGCGCAGGCTGGCAGCCGAGTTGCGGGCCGGCGACCTCGTCGTGCTCGACGGGCCGCTCGGCGCGGGCAAGACGGCGCTGACCCGCGGAATCGCCGTCGGCCTCGGCGTGGAGGGACGCGTGACCTCCCCGACCTTCGTCATCGCCCGTGAACACCGTCCCGGTAGTCCGGAGGGACGCGAACCGGTCGGGCTCGTCCACGTCGATGCCTACCGTCTCGGCGACGGACCGAACGCCCTCGACGAACTCGACGCGCTCGACCTCGACACCGACCTGACCGACACCGTCGTGGTGGTCGAATGGGGCGGTGGCCTGGTCGAGCAGCTCGCCGAACGGCATCTGAGGGTCCGGCTCCGGCGCGACCCGGGCACCGACGTCCGCCGTGCCGCGTGGGAGTGGGTCGGCTGA
- a CDS encoding WXG100 family type VII secretion target — MSEIYQNFAGVADLHAQLVSGQKAIEATLDRIEGQVAPLIATWDSGAQERYAATQARWNEAEAGLIQVLHDIGRVVSTGNDNMQEVERLNQQRFPG; from the coding sequence GTGTCCGAGATCTATCAGAACTTCGCCGGCGTCGCCGACCTGCACGCCCAGCTCGTGTCCGGTCAGAAGGCGATCGAGGCGACGCTCGACCGCATCGAGGGGCAGGTGGCGCCCCTCATCGCCACCTGGGACAGCGGGGCGCAGGAGCGCTACGCCGCCACGCAGGCGCGCTGGAACGAGGCCGAGGCCGGCCTCATCCAGGTGCTGCACGACATCGGTCGGGTGGTCTCGACCGGTAACGACAACATGCAGGAGGTCGAGCGACTGAACCAGCAGCGCTTCCCGGGCTGA
- the glmM gene encoding phosphoglucosamine mutase, translating to MGRLFGTDGVRGLANAELTVELAVRLAGAAAAVLAPQGAERRPVAVVGRDPRASGEMLEAAVTAGLTAAGVDVVSVGVLPTPAVAYLTGDYGADLGVMISASHNPMPDNGIKIFAAGGHKLDDEAEDRIEAVLHGDAESAARPTGSGIGRVRVVSDALERYLAHLATAVHKPLTGTTVVVDCAHGAASQAGPAAYAAAGATVIAINAEPDGLNINDGCGSTHLSVLQQAVLEHGADLGLAHDGDADRCLAVDATGTVVDGDAIMAILALGMHEAGELPDDTLVATVMSNLGLHLAMRAAGIQVRTVGVGDRYVLEELRRGGYGLGGEQSGHIVLPAHGTTGDGVLTGLRLMERIATTGLPLAKLASVMTSLPQVLVNVRVHDKVAVANDPAVADAVAEAERELGETGRVLLRPSGTEQLVRVMVEAADDDHARAVADRLAGVVAAV from the coding sequence ATGGGTCGGTTGTTCGGCACCGACGGAGTCCGGGGCTTGGCCAACGCCGAGCTCACAGTGGAGCTGGCAGTACGCCTGGCAGGCGCTGCGGCAGCGGTCCTGGCCCCGCAGGGTGCCGAGCGGCGACCGGTCGCGGTCGTGGGTCGAGATCCACGCGCGAGCGGGGAGATGCTCGAGGCGGCCGTCACGGCCGGACTCACCGCAGCCGGAGTCGACGTGGTGTCGGTGGGCGTGCTGCCCACCCCTGCGGTCGCGTACCTCACGGGTGACTACGGCGCCGACCTCGGCGTGATGATCTCCGCGTCGCACAATCCCATGCCCGACAACGGCATCAAGATCTTCGCGGCCGGCGGGCACAAGCTCGACGACGAGGCCGAGGACCGGATCGAAGCGGTGCTGCACGGCGACGCCGAGAGCGCCGCACGCCCCACCGGCTCCGGCATCGGCCGGGTACGCGTCGTGTCCGACGCCCTCGAACGTTACCTCGCGCATCTCGCGACGGCCGTGCACAAGCCGCTCACCGGTACGACCGTGGTGGTCGACTGCGCGCACGGCGCCGCCTCGCAGGCCGGCCCGGCCGCCTATGCGGCCGCGGGTGCGACGGTGATCGCGATCAACGCCGAACCCGACGGATTGAACATCAACGACGGCTGTGGATCCACGCACCTGTCCGTGCTGCAGCAGGCCGTGCTCGAGCACGGCGCCGACCTCGGTCTCGCGCACGACGGCGACGCCGACCGCTGCCTCGCCGTCGACGCGACCGGCACGGTGGTCGACGGCGACGCGATCATGGCGATCCTCGCCCTCGGCATGCACGAAGCCGGTGAACTTCCCGACGACACCCTCGTCGCCACGGTGATGAGCAATCTCGGTCTGCATCTCGCGATGCGGGCGGCGGGAATCCAGGTGCGCACCGTCGGTGTGGGTGACCGCTACGTGCTCGAGGAGCTCCGCCGCGGTGGCTACGGCCTCGGCGGTGAGCAGTCCGGTCACATCGTCCTGCCCGCGCACGGTACGACCGGCGACGGCGTGCTCACGGGTCTGCGCCTGATGGAGCGGATCGCCACGACGGGTCTGCCGCTCGCGAAGCTCGCCTCGGTGATGACATCGCTTCCGCAGGTCCTCGTGAACGTGCGGGTCCACGACAAGGTCGCCGTCGCGAACGATCCTGCGGTGGCGGACGCGGTCGCGGAGGCCGAGCGCGAACTCGGTGAGACCGGCCGGGTGCTGCTGCGTCCGTCGGGCACCGAGCAGCTTGTGCGCGTCATGGTCGAAGCCGCCGACGACGATCACGCCCGGGCGGTCGCCGACCGTCTCGCGGGAGTCGTCGCCGCCGTCTGA
- a CDS encoding WXG100 family type VII secretion target, with product MTQPTGNSNHLTTDVTTMEVVAGQLQDSRAELDAILGRLTGVVQSAPSVWRSRSAEQFAGIMERWNVNHTKLSNALDELAEAVRTSGRSYAAAEDQQAQSLSAIDPDGGSVLNGSFT from the coding sequence TTGACCCAACCGACCGGCAATTCGAATCACCTCACCACCGATGTGACGACCATGGAGGTCGTCGCGGGACAACTCCAGGACTCCCGCGCCGAACTCGACGCGATCCTCGGTCGCCTGACGGGCGTGGTGCAGTCCGCGCCGTCGGTCTGGCGGAGCCGCTCGGCGGAACAGTTCGCCGGAATCATGGAGCGCTGGAACGTCAACCACACCAAGCTGTCGAACGCCCTGGACGAACTGGCAGAAGCCGTGCGCACCAGTGGACGGTCGTACGCCGCGGCCGAGGACCAGCAGGCCCAGTCCCTGTCGGCGATCGACCCCGACGGTGGTTCGGTGCTCAACGGGTCGTTCACCTGA
- the alr gene encoding alanine racemase, translated as MTTTQRTPRPARTVLPQAEAVIDLGAVAENVRALREYAGPAAVMAVVKADAYNHGAVPVARAALAAGARELGVTTLGEALELRAAGIEAPILSWLHTADSDFAPAVEAGVELGLSSPRHLAAVVEAARQVGVTATVTVKVDTGLNRNGVAADEWDDMLRDLGRAQAEGVVRLRGAFSHLAHGDEPEHPGNAEQRDRLSEAVADLRRHHLAPEVVHLSNSAATVTRPDLRFDMVRPGIAMYGLTPIPELGDLGFRPVMTVRARVVLVKKVKAGDGVSYGHTWTAPADTTVALLPMGYADGIRRNLSGRIEVQLGGRRCPQIGRVCMDQVVVDLGPDGAGVSEGDEALFFGDGRHGEPNAQDWADKLDTINYEIVTGIGGRTVRTYVGAKGA; from the coding sequence GTGACCACGACCCAACGCACCCCGCGACCTGCACGTACCGTCCTTCCCCAAGCCGAAGCCGTCATCGATCTCGGCGCCGTGGCGGAGAACGTACGAGCGCTCCGGGAGTACGCGGGTCCGGCTGCGGTCATGGCCGTCGTCAAGGCCGACGCCTACAACCACGGAGCCGTGCCGGTCGCGCGCGCCGCGCTCGCCGCAGGTGCCCGCGAACTGGGTGTGACGACGCTCGGCGAGGCACTCGAACTCCGCGCCGCGGGTATCGAGGCGCCGATCCTGTCGTGGCTGCACACCGCCGACTCCGATTTCGCTCCCGCCGTCGAGGCCGGGGTCGAACTGGGCCTGTCCTCGCCGCGCCACCTCGCGGCCGTCGTCGAGGCGGCCCGGCAGGTCGGGGTCACCGCGACCGTCACGGTCAAGGTCGACACCGGTCTCAACCGCAACGGTGTCGCCGCCGACGAGTGGGACGACATGCTGCGCGACCTGGGCCGGGCACAGGCCGAAGGTGTCGTGCGCTTGCGTGGAGCGTTCTCGCACCTCGCCCACGGCGACGAACCCGAGCATCCGGGCAACGCCGAGCAGCGCGACCGGCTCAGCGAGGCCGTTGCGGATCTGCGGCGGCACCATCTGGCTCCCGAAGTGGTGCATCTGTCGAACTCCGCGGCCACCGTCACCCGTCCCGACCTGCGATTCGACATGGTTCGGCCCGGAATTGCGATGTACGGGTTGACACCGATCCCGGAACTCGGCGACCTGGGCTTCCGGCCGGTGATGACCGTGCGGGCGAGGGTGGTGCTGGTGAAGAAGGTGAAGGCGGGAGACGGCGTGTCCTACGGGCACACCTGGACCGCTCCCGCGGATACGACGGTGGCGCTGCTGCCCATGGGGTATGCGGACGGGATCCGCCGCAATCTCAGCGGGCGCATCGAGGTGCAGCTCGGCGGGCGCCGGTGCCCGCAGATCGGGCGCGTGTGCATGGATCAGGTCGTCGTCGACCTCGGCCCCGACGGGGCAGGAGTAAGCGAGGGCGACGAGGCGTTGTTCTTCGGTGACGGGCGTCATGGAGAACCGAACGCCCAGGACTGGGCCGACAAGCTGGACACGATCAACTACGAGATCGTGACCGGCATCGGCGGACGGACCGTCCGGACCTATGTCGGAGCGAAGGGAGCGTGA